The genomic DNA TTGGTGGAGATAGATTTAACTCAACTGTTCTTTCTGGAAACTTGCCAGTCGTCACAAGAGCCTTAATGACCATGGCTATGGGCGGTCTTGTATTGTCGGCCATTCTTTCAACCATGATATTACCGAAAAAACCGAAGGGTGTAAAAAAAAGGAAATATCTCTCAATGGTTGGGCAGTGGATACTTTTGCCTTTTAGTATAATTATTTTTGGAGCTATTCCAGGACTTGAAGCACAAACGAGATTAATGTTTGGTAAGTATATGGGTTTCTGGGTAACACCTAAATCAAGATAATATATGACTATAATACTTTTATCAATTTTATTTATAAGCTCCCTTCTCTATTTTAAGAAACCAAAACACAACAGAGATTGGAGACCAGAGCAAAGCAAGTTACCAATTGCGACTATTGATGGTGATGAAATTTTTATAAAAAATATCAGAAATTGTTCTTATAAAAGTGAGAATGATGTTGAACTAGATTATTATGATAAAAAATTTAGTTTAAAAAAAATAAAATCAATTGATCTTATAATACAGCCATTCAAAAAAATGTCTTTTATGTCTCACATATTTTTAAGCTTTGGTTTTGAAGGAGGAGAATATATTTCTGTTTCTGTGGAAGCCCGCAGAAAAAATAAAAAAAGTTTTTCTATTTTTGGTGGTTTTTTCAGGATGTTTGAAATAATTTATATTATTGCAGACGAAAAAGACATTATGAGACTTCGGCCACTTCATCATAAAGATAATGTTTATATTTACCCTCTGAAAATAAAAAAATCAAAAATCAAAAACATATTTCTAGATATTCTTAAAAGAGTAAACAGGATAGAAGGGAAGTCAGAATTCTATAATACTTTGACTAATTCATGTGTAACAAACATTCTTGATCACATGAAAGAGAATGGGGTTGTCGGTATTCCAAGTAGTTGGAGATTTTACATCCCGTCAAAAATTGATAAGTTGCTTTATAAAACGAAGCTATTGAAAACAAAACTTCCATTCAATAGTTTTAAAGAAAATCATCGAATAAATGATAGG from Patescibacteria group bacterium includes the following:
- a CDS encoding DUF4105 domain-containing protein, giving the protein MTIILLSILFISSLLYFKKPKHNRDWRPEQSKLPIATIDGDEIFIKNIRNCSYKSENDVELDYYDKKFSLKKIKSIDLIIQPFKKMSFMSHIFLSFGFEGGEYISVSVEARRKNKKSFSIFGGFFRMFEIIYIIADEKDIMRLRPLHHKDNVYIYPLKIKKSKIKNIFLDILKRVNRIEGKSEFYNTLTNSCVTNILDHMKENGVVGIPSSWRFYIPSKIDKLLYKTKLLKTKLPFNSFKENHRINDRAEKYKDDADYSAKIRS